Genomic window (Acidobacteriota bacterium):
AAATTCGATAGGATGGGGGAGTCCCCGCAGCTCTTGCAGCGGATCACCTTTATACCCATGAGCATCACGTTCTTCATGCCGCACTCCGCGAATGGATAGTCGGCATGGACCACGGGCGCTTCTTTCCCGCAATCGGGACACATCTCCCGGTTTTTCTTAGTAACTTCCAACATTGTCTTCTCCCGGCTACCGTTCCGATCAAGGGGACGGTTCCGTAATTCACCGAGAACACGGTGATCAAGAAGCCACGCTCGGTGGTTCGGAAACAGAAAACTATAGCAACCCACGGGCCACTGGCAATCCTGCCTTCAATGCGATATTTCCAAGCGCCGGTTTTGATATCCGGCTCAGGCTGCGACAAAATCGAGCCAGACTTCCGTACCACATAAACATCATCGAGGATGATGTCATCATCCGCCATCGCTTTTCTGGCGTGCGGGCTGACGACGATCTCGCCGTCCACGACACAGTGGCGGATCAGGTCCGTATGCTTCCTGCTTACTGAGACATTGAATCATGCCAATATTGGCAATTTACCAATTTAACGGGTGGTTGTCAAGAGCACAGCGGAGAGAGGATGAAAAGTGAACCGGGGAGAGGAGCGCACTCTTCCAGCCACCTGTCGTCACTTACTGATTGTCCATCTCGCGCTCGATCTGGCTGCGATATTTTTCCATCAGTTCCGGTGGCAGTTCCGGTGGCAGTTCCGGCGTGGCTGCAATCTCGCCCATGCTTCCGGCCGCCATTTCATCCATGTTTCCGGCAACGGCGGGCTTGCGCTTGAGGCGCATCAAAGCAAAACCCACGGCCATTGCGCCCAGCCCCAGCACCAGAAACGGCATCAGCCAGGCCAGGAACGCAAAGCCCACGCGGGGGGGCTCGGGCAGCACCTTGGGGCCATATTGCTCGACAAAGCCGGCCAGGATCACTTCCTCGCTCTTGCCCTGCGCCATGCCTTCTTTGATGGTCCGGCGGATGTAGGTGGCCGAGGAGCAATCCAGGTGATTGCACGACAGGACAATGTAGCTGCAACTACCGCACTGGCACAGCAGCTTATTGGAGATGCGCCGGAACTCGGCGACATTCTCGACCGGCTCCACCGAACTCATGGAACTCTGCGGTGGACTCTGCGGAGAAGACTGCGCGTACAGGGCCTTCGGCCAGCCACACAGCGCTGAGGTCAGTATGGCCGCAGAGCCGATGCCCAGCACCGCCAGCCGCGCACTCTTGCCCGCCCGCGACGGCAAATTTTTATGCGGCGACGGCATCGTGCTCCTTGTTTTCACCGGCTTCGGGATCAGTTGGTTTACGTTGCACGGCCACCAGACCGGGCTTGGAGGGCACCAGACAAACGACTGTGCCGAAAATCAGGATGAGCCCGCCGAGCCAGATCCAGTTCACCAGCGGATTGCGATGCACAGCCACCACAGCCTTCTGATTGGTGTCATTCATGCCGGAGAAGATCACGTAGAGGTCCTCATTCATGCGCGGGCGGATAGCCGCCTCGGTAGTCGCCTGGCGGCTGGTCTTGTAGAAGCGTCTCTCCGGCCTCAGCGTGTCCACTACTACGCCGCCGCGCCACATGGCCAGCTCGACGTGCTGCGAGGCATAGTTGGCATTGTCGCTCTCCACCACCTGCTTCAGTTCGAACTCATAAGGCCCCAGCGCCAGACGTTCGCCGACGCCCAACTCCTGCTCCTTCTCCGTGTCAAACGCGGTGCCGGTGATGCCCAGGAAGATCAGCACCATGCCAAAGTGGACGATGTATCCGCCGTAGCGGCGGGTGTTGCGCATGGTGAGAATGTAGGCCGCTTGCATGGTGGAGACGCCGCTCTTCTCGCCAATCACCATTGAGCCGCGGGCGAACTCCATGATGATGGTTACCGTAACAAACGCGCAGAGTATAAACGACACCAGCGGATAAAATTCACGCACGCCCGCCACGAACAGGGCGGCGCCCACGGCGAGTCCGAGGATTGCAGGGACCAGAAAGTTCTTTTTCAGGCTGGATATTGAGGTCTTGCGCCAGGCAAACAGCGGGCCCAGTCCGGTCAGCGCCAGCAGCAACAGCCCGATGGGGACATTTACTTTATTGAAGAACGGCGCGCCCACGCTGATCTTGGTCCCCTGCACGGCTTCCGTAATCACCGGGAACAGCGTGCCCCACAGCACGGCGAAGCAGGAGGCCAGCAGCAGGAGATTATTGAACAGGAAACTCGATTCGCGCGAGACCAGCGAATCCAGCTGCTGCGCGCTGCGCAGATAATCGAGCCGGTCCATCAGGAGCCAGCCGGAGATGAGCATGCTCACGCCGAGGAAGCCGACGAAGTACGGGCCGATGGCTGATTGGGCGAAAGCGTGCACGGAGCTGACTACGCCGCTGCGCGTCAGAAATGTCCCGAAGATGCAGAGGTAAAAAGTTACGAAGATCAGGACCATGTTCCAGACCTTCATCATGCCGCGCTTCTCCTGCATCATGACAGAATGCAGAAACGCGGTGCCCGTCAGCCAGGGCATGAAGGACGCGTTCTCAACCGGGTCCCAACCCCAGTAGCCGCCCCAACCCAGCACGGCATAGGCCCAGCGACCGCCCAGAATAATGCCGACCGCGAGAAACAGCCATGCGGTCATGGTCCAGCGGCGCGTGGTCTCAATCCATTTTTCGCCAGCCTGCTGCGCGATCAGAGTGGCCATGGCGAAGGCGAAGGGAACGGAAAATCCGATGTAGCCGAGATAGATCATCGGCGGATGAATGGCCATCGCTGGATACTGCAACAGCGGATTCAGCCCCTGCCCGTCGAGAGGACCCTGGACCATCATCTGGCCATTATGATTCATCGCCATTTGTTGAAAGGGGTGCGCGATGAAGACGTTTAACACCAAAAAGAAAAGTTGCACGATGGACAGAATGGCGACTACGTAAGGCATCAACTGACGATGCTGCTTGCGATTGAGCCACACGGCAATGGCGACGTACCCGGAGAGAATCCAGCTCCAGAACAGGAGTGAGCCTTCCTGGCCCGACCACAGCGCGGTGAGTTTATAGAACCACGGTAACGTGCGGTTACTGTGCGCGGCGACACTCATCAGCGTGAAATCATCGGAGAACAGCTTGTACCAGAGAACGCCCACCGCCACGCTGACCAGCACGCAGGTGGAGAGCGTCGCGCGATACGCGCTGATCTGCAGCCGCTCACGGCCTTTCACGATGCCGATGACCGACGCCGCCAAGGTGTACAACACCAGCACAAAAGCCAGATAAAGAGCGAAGCTCCCGAGAGTAATCATGGGCCTGCCAATTTGGAAAAATTAGAGATTAGTTCCCGCGCTATTTCGAGTAACCGCCGGAGTAGCCAGCGGGATATCCGCCATTGTATTTAACGGCATCGCTCATGCTCGTTGGCGCGCCAGCGGGCGGCACGTATTCGCCGGGCGCGATGCCCGAAGCCTTGCGCTGTGCGGCGACAGCTTCATATTTTGAAGGACACTTGGCCTGCACGGCCTCGGCGTGAAAAGTCCCGTCGGGCTGATAGCGTCCGTCGGCGATGGCTTCCGCGCCATCGGCCAGCGTGTCGGGAAGAGGCTCGCTGCCGGTGTAGACAATCTTGAGCATCTTGCCGCCCTGCTCGATCTGGAAGTTCACGCGACCGTCGTCGCGCAGGATCGACCCAGCGGTTACATCGCCCGCGACGCGCAGGCGGCGCTCCTGCAACTGTTGACTATCCACCAACTCCGAGACGGTAACGTAATACGTCTTGCTTTCCTGAATGCCGCTGTAGGCCAGCCACGCCACCGTGGTCAGAATCACGGCGATGCCCGCCGCGAATCGCCAGTTTTTGCGACCAGAACGCACAGAACTCATATTTCCTCCTGCCGCCGCGGGATAGCCGACATCGAACGCTGGCCATCCCTCCGCACCGCTGCCACCTATACGGTCATTCTAGCACCGATTCTAGCGCATTGTTACTGATGCTAGAACCGAGACAGAGCCGCGACCGTAAGGGAGTGGTCACGTTCAACGGTCACTGATGATCGTCAAACTTGATCGCTCCCTGCCGGTCGCGGCTCTGTTACCCCATTGCGCAAAACGGTCCAATGCGAGGACTGAATTACTTGGGCTGATCGACCAGGCGCAGATACGGCCTGAGCGTCTTGAAGCCCTGTGGATACAGTTTCTTGGCCTCTTCGTCAGAGACCGCCATGGTGATGATGACTTCCCCGCCCGGCTTCCAGTTCACCGGCGTGGCCACTTTGTGCTTCATGGTGAGCTGGATGGAATCCAGCACGCGCAGAATCTCGTCGAAGTTGCGGCCCGTGGCCATCGGGTAGCTGATCATCAGCTTGATCTTCTTGTCCGGTCCGATAACAAAGACCGTGCGCACCGTGGCGTTGTCGGCGGGCGTGCGGCCCTCCGAGGTGTTGCCGGCCTCTTCAGGCAACATATTGTATAGCTTGGCCGCCTTCAGCTCCGGGTCGCCGATCATGGGATAGTTCACCTTGTGCCCCTGGGTCGCTTCGATGTCGGCGGACCACTTGCCGTGGCTGGCGACCGGGTCCACGCTCAACCCAATGATCTTGCAGTTACGCTTCTTGAACTCCGGCTCAAGGCCGGCCATGTAGCCCAGCTCCGTGGTGCAGACGGGCGTGAAATCCTTCGGGTGCGAAAACAGAATGGCCCAGCCATCTCCGATCCATTGATGGAAGTCGATGGTGCCTTGCGTGGTCTCCGCCGTAAAATTAGGCGCTTCCGAATTGATGCGTAATGACATTGCTCTCCTCCAAAAATAAGCGCTGCCCGGCAGTCTGCCGGATATTCCGCCAACTTTGAAAATATTTACTTGGCCAGCGCATTATACACCGAACTGCCTATACGGCAGATTGCAATCAAATTATTTCGCAACCTCATCCCGCAACCGCCGTTGCTCAATGGACCGCGCCAGATTGGCCTGAGCCTTCCGCAGCTCCGGGTTGAGTTGCAAGGCCCGCCGCGCGGCCAGAATGGCCTCGTCCCACATCTCCAAATCCACATGAGCAACGGCAAGCTGGTCGTAGGCTTCCGCGTAACCCGGGTTAAGTTGCAGCGCCCTCTGACAGGCTGCAATGGAATCCTGGTATCTCCAGTTCTGCTCATAGCGCCAGCACAGAGTCAGATAATTCTCCGCTGTCGGCGCACGCTTCACCGTCTTCTCGGCGGCGAACAAGTCGGCACGATCCAGTATCAGCTTGACCGAGAGGTCGCCCACCCCGTCCCACACAAAAATCCTGTTGAATCTCTTGGCATCGCTGGCTGCGGCAAGGCCCACGGCCACGATGAGAATGGCGGCGAGTATCTTGCGTGGCAGATCGTTGAGCCGGGCCCAGCCGAGCGAGGCGACATACCAGAACCCTACGCCGGCGATCAAATAAAACGGCCCGAATAGGACGCTCACATAACGCAGATTGAGCCAGTTGGGAAGGAGCATCGGCAGGGCCAGAAAGCCGAGGCTGAAAATTGCCATCCCGCGGATGACGGGCCAGTCGGCGGGATCGTCTGCACCTGCGGCGGGCATCCAGCCCGGCTTCCAGCGCGAGACAAGCAAAACCGCCAAACCAACTGCGCACAGCACGCCAGCCATCGGGCTAATCACATAAAATGCCCGCAGCAGGAATGTGCCGGGGCCGGATTGATACTCCAAAGCATAGGTGTTGGCGACGTGCGCGCCGCGCCAGTTGAGTACGGTCTCCACCAAAACAGAGAAGCCCCCAATCGCATATGCCAACCACGCCAGGATCGCCGCTGTTCCTACCAGACCACCCACCATCAGCGTGAGTCCGTTGCGGTATTCCTTGCGCTGGACCAGCATCACCCACAGCACCCAGATCGCGCACAGGGCGAAGATGACAGAGCCGAACTCCTTGACGACAATCCCCACGCATCCGAGCAACACGAAGACCCAGTGCCATACGCGTTGCTGCCAGATTCTTTGCTGCATGTCGCGTTGCTGCGTGCCGTGTGTGATTTCGCTAGCTACATAAACCAGCGAGAGGCCGAGGAAGCCCACCAGCGCGTCGGTCCAGGCGCGCCGCGCCAACTCCTGCTCGGCCGGCGAGACGATGAAAAATAGCAATGCGAAGAGAGTAGCCCAGGGCGGGAAGAAGCGAATGCCGATCAGCGTGAGCATCAGCAGCGAGCCGATGCTCGCCGCGCAGGAAAGAATCGCACCGGCGCTCGCGTCGGTCTTGCCGGTGATGCGCATGGTGGCGGCGAGCAGCCATAGATAGCCCGCGCGCGTCGGAGGCCCTGCCAGCCGCGCCGCCGGATCACTTTGATACTCCGCCGCGATGCTCCGCAATCCGGCGCTGCCCTCATTCACTAATCGGTTCGCCTGAAGAGTGTAGTTGGTCTCGTCCGGACTCCGCCCCGTGGGAATCTCCAGATTCCTCACGCGCATCCCCATGCCAAAGTACAGCAGGAATGCAACCGCAACGCATCCGAGCCGCGTCCGCAGCAATGAAGAATCAAATAGGGAAGAATCGAAAATCATCGTCGTAGCATATCAGGGTTTCCGCAGTACCACACCGCAGCATTTGGTGGGGATCGGGACAACGAGGCGATCACTCTTCCAGCAGGTGGTCGAAGAGCATCAGTGATAGCACCGTGAAGATGATGTTGAAGCCCAGGCAGATTTCGAGCCACGTGCCGGGAGTGACCAGCGGGTCATTGTTGAGCAGCACCGCCGTGGTGGCTTCCACCAGCGAGAGGATCAGCGGTATCTCGATGGGGAACAGCAGCACGGGCAGCATCATCTCGCGCAGTCGCACGCTGGTCGAGATGGCGGCAAAGGTGGTGCCCACCGCCGCGAGCCCCCAGCTTCCCAGCAGCACGATGCCCACCAGCGTGAACAGCTTGTCGTCGAGGCGCACGTTATAGAAGACCGCGAACAGTGGGAGCAGCAGCAGATTTAGCAGGCCGAGAAAAAGTAAGTTGCTGAAAAGTTTTCCCAGATAGACCGCCGCGGGCGGGATGGGTGCCATGCGCAGCGCCAGCAGGCAGTCGTTGGGCACTTCGCGGGAGAAGGTCCGGCTCAGCGCCAGCATGCCGGAGAACGTGTAGGCCAGCCACAGCAGGCCGCCGGACATCTCGCGCGCCATCGCCGAGGTAGGCTCAAAGGCCATGCTAAAAATGACGATCACCAGCAGCGAGAAGACCGCCGCCGCATTGAACACTTCCTTGGTGCGAAACTCCGAGCGCAGATCCTTCAGGAAAATGGTGGTGGCGGCGGCGAAGAATGAGACGCCGGGCCGCGCGTCTGCAACGAACGAGGCCGGTTCGGCCGAGGTGCCTGCGGATTTTGCGGAGGGTGCCATTAGCTTGATTCCACAGTCGCGATATCCTCAGTTTTTGCTCATCCAATCGTCGTCATTCCGAGCACAGCGAGGAACCTGCTTTACGTTGCGGTAAGAGCCAAAAAACAGGTTCCTCGCTGCGCTCGGAATGACCACGATTTTATTTTTCGGCAAACATAACTACACAGCTTCAGCGGCGCGCCGCCAGCGAACCCAGCGCGGCGCGCTTCTCGCCAATCAATTTCAACAAACCCTTGTGCGGGTCGGCGAACTTGGCGACGCCTTCGCGCATAAGAACTTCTTCCAACTTGGCCAGGTCCAACGCGCCGTCAATTTCGCGCAGCACCGCATCGGCGGGCATTTGATCGACCGCGCGGGTAATCGTCCGCCCGCTTGATTCCACGGCCTCGTTGGTCGCCGGGGGATTGGTCTCGATGTCCGAACCGGCCAGCGCCGCGACGTACTTCGCCGGATCGTCCTCCGGCTTCTTCGTGCCGGTGCTGGCGAAAATGATCTCCTGCTTTAGCGGCAGCTTCTCGGCGGCCCAGAAATCCTGATTCTCGCGCCACATGCGTTTAGCCAGCACGATACCCACCTGCCCCTGTGCAGCAGCGGAAAGTTGCGAGACATGTTTCTCGGTGTAGACATCCACGCGGCTGACGAAGACGCTGTAGACGGATTTGAACACGGAGAAGTTCGCACGTTTTTGCGCTCCGCGCCAGACCGCCTCGCGTGCCATTCGATATTGGCGCGGCGTGAAGATCAGCGTTACGTTCAGCGTGATCCCGTGCGCGGCAAGCGCCTCCAGCGAGTCGATGCCCGCCGGCGTTGCAGGGACTTTGATCATGCGATTGGCATGTCCCGCGCACCACTGCTTACCTAACTCCATATACCGGCGCACGCGCTCGGCGTGCGGCAGGTTCAGCGTGGTGTCTTCAATCAGCGGATCGAGTTCGAAGCTGACGTAGCCGTCATCACCGTGGGTGGACTGATGCACGGAAAGAAAAATCTCCTGCGCCTGGCGCACCAGCATATCGGTCAACTGCCAGGCGATGGCCTCGTCGTCGAACCCCTGCCCGGCGAGCCGTGCCAGATCCGCGTCGTAGCGGCCGGACTTCAAAATGTCGGAGACGATTATGGGGTTGGACGTGGCACCCGTCGCGCCGCGGTCGCGGTTGACGCGCAGGAAATCCGGGTCAATGCTATCCAGCCAAACCTTCGTTCCCGATTCCACCAGACTGCGCAAACCTTGGGCCATAAGCACTCCGCGTAGTGTCGATAATTACCGCTTCCCGGACATCAGTATATCAGTTAACTATACGTGCAAACCCAACACCGCATGAGCGTACCCAACACCACCCCGAGCGGTTACGGCAGGGAACAAATCCCACTAAGTGGGGACTAACTAATCAGAACAGCCAGCGCTGGTCAGAACAGGTCGAATCGGCTGACGGGATTTTCGACCGATCCCTCAGATGGCAACTTGAGATGTGCAGGACGGTGGACCACGGCTTCTATTGGCCGGTGGCGGTCCACTTAGCCGGACACGCTGAGATGCACTCAGGAGGGAACCCATGTTAGAACAGAGCCAATTGGAACTAAGTACCCGCAAGGGGAAGCAGAAATCGATCAGCTTGCTGGCCGGGTTTGCGATTCAAGGATTGGGACTGGCAGGGCTTTTATTGATGTCGCTTATGTTTACCGAGGTCGCACCGCGCCTGCGCTACGCCACGTTCCTGGTCGGCCCGCCCCCTGGCCCGCGCCGAACGCCGCAGACGGATACACGTCCACGGACGGAGAGGAAAATACCTGCTCGCTTTGTCCCTAAAACCGATGGGCTGCAAGCGCCGACGGTGATTCCAGACAGGATCGCAATGGTGAATGACCCTGCGCCTCCGCAATGGGATGAAATGACAGGCAGCGACAGGAATCTATTTGTTGATGGCAGCACAGGCACAGATAGCGATACTTTTCTCAATTTTCGCGTTGATCACACGCCCGCCCAACCACCACCTCCCCAGCCCATTCCTGTAGATGTGGCGCAGGAACCCATGAGGATTGGCGGCAGCGTCGCGGCGGCCAAACTCATCCATCAAGCCAAACCTATCTACCCGAGGCTCGCTATCCAGGTGCACATACAGGGTGTCGTCAAGTTGGAGGCCATCATCAACGAAGCTGGGACAATTGACGATCTGCGCGTGCTGAGCGGCCATCCGTTGCTCATTCAGGCCGCGCTGGACGCCGTCGCGCAATGGCGGTATCAGGCGACGCTGCTTAATGGACACCCCGTCCCGGTTATTACCACGGTGGAGGTGAACTTCCGGCTGGGCGGCTAACACAGAAGCTTGCCGCGCTCTGCAATGTACCGTCGGCTTCCAGCCAGCCCCAAGGGCCGCCAAGATGGTGGCGCTACGCCAAACTGTAGCTCTACCGGCTGCCGGCGCTGCTTGACGCCGCTCCCTTGCACCGCCTAAACTCATTGCTGACACGCGCCTGTAGCTCAGCTGGATAGAGCGCTAGCCTCCGAAGCTAGAGGTCGCAGGTTCGAACCCTGCCAGGCGCACCATCCATTTCTGAGGGGGTTAAGGATCGCATCCTTAGCCCTTTTTTCATTGTGGGAACAAGCGGCGAAGTTGAATCCCGGCGCGGATTGCGGGGCACGCTTCCTGCCATCTCACGAAATTCGAGAACCGAAAAGACAATCACGGACGCTTTCTTGGAATAGATTTCGGTCTACTCAGGTCCCGTCCAGTAGGACCAGCACGCCGCAGGCATTTGACCAGCACGCCGCAGGTATGATATTTTTTAGAGTTTGCCAACCCCTGTTTTTTCTCAACTGTCGGGGTAATTCTAATGATCGGGTGGAAGGGATCGCATGGATTTGGTAGGCGCGCTTAAAGACTTGTTCATCAGCGCGGTCCCCACCTTCATGCTGGTGTGGATTCTCTACGCCTATGTGTCCCAGGTTTTCTACCGTCCCATGCGCAAGGCACTGGATGACCGCCAC
Coding sequences:
- a CDS encoding heme ABC transporter permease CcmB, encoding MAPSAKSAGTSAEPASFVADARPGVSFFAAATTIFLKDLRSEFRTKEVFNAAAVFSLLVIVIFSMAFEPTSAMAREMSGGLLWLAYTFSGMLALSRTFSREVPNDCLLALRMAPIPPAAVYLGKLFSNLLFLGLLNLLLLPLFAVFYNVRLDDKLFTLVGIVLLGSWGLAAVGTTFAAISTSVRLREMMLPVLLFPIEIPLILSLVEATTAVLLNNDPLVTPGTWLEICLGFNIIFTVLSLMLFDHLLEE
- a CDS encoding peroxiredoxin; its protein translation is MSLRINSEAPNFTAETTQGTIDFHQWIGDGWAILFSHPKDFTPVCTTELGYMAGLEPEFKKRNCKIIGLSVDPVASHGKWSADIEATQGHKVNYPMIGDPELKAAKLYNMLPEEAGNTSEGRTPADNATVRTVFVIGPDKKIKLMISYPMATGRNFDEILRVLDSIQLTMKHKVATPVNWKPGGEVIITMAVSDEEAKKLYPQGFKTLRPYLRLVDQPK
- a CDS encoding cytochrome c maturation protein CcmE; this encodes MSSVRSGRKNWRFAAGIAVILTTVAWLAYSGIQESKTYYVTVSELVDSQQLQERRLRVAGDVTAGSILRDDGRVNFQIEQGGKMLKIVYTGSEPLPDTLADGAEAIADGRYQPDGTFHAEAVQAKCPSKYEAVAAQRKASGIAPGEYVPPAGAPTSMSDAVKYNGGYPAGYSGGYSK
- a CDS encoding energy transducer TonB → MLEQSQLELSTRKGKQKSISLLAGFAIQGLGLAGLLLMSLMFTEVAPRLRYATFLVGPPPGPRRTPQTDTRPRTERKIPARFVPKTDGLQAPTVIPDRIAMVNDPAPPQWDEMTGSDRNLFVDGSTGTDSDTFLNFRVDHTPAQPPPPQPIPVDVAQEPMRIGGSVAAAKLIHQAKPIYPRLAIQVHIQGVVKLEAIINEAGTIDDLRVLSGHPLLIQAALDAVAQWRYQATLLNGHPVPVITTVEVNFRLGG
- a CDS encoding transaldolase; the encoded protein is MAQGLRSLVESGTKVWLDSIDPDFLRVNRDRGATGATSNPIIVSDILKSGRYDADLARLAGQGFDDEAIAWQLTDMLVRQAQEIFLSVHQSTHGDDGYVSFELDPLIEDTTLNLPHAERVRRYMELGKQWCAGHANRMIKVPATPAGIDSLEALAAHGITLNVTLIFTPRQYRMAREAVWRGAQKRANFSVFKSVYSVFVSRVDVYTEKHVSQLSAAAQGQVGIVLAKRMWRENQDFWAAEKLPLKQEIIFASTGTKKPEDDPAKYVAALAGSDIETNPPATNEAVESSGRTITRAVDQMPADAVLREIDGALDLAKLEEVLMREGVAKFADPHKGLLKLIGEKRAALGSLAARR
- a CDS encoding heme lyase CcmF/NrfE family subunit; the protein is MITLGSFALYLAFVLVLYTLAASVIGIVKGRERLQISAYRATLSTCVLVSVAVGVLWYKLFSDDFTLMSVAAHSNRTLPWFYKLTALWSGQEGSLLFWSWILSGYVAIAVWLNRKQHRQLMPYVVAILSIVQLFFLVLNVFIAHPFQQMAMNHNGQMMVQGPLDGQGLNPLLQYPAMAIHPPMIYLGYIGFSVPFAFAMATLIAQQAGEKWIETTRRWTMTAWLFLAVGIILGGRWAYAVLGWGGYWGWDPVENASFMPWLTGTAFLHSVMMQEKRGMMKVWNMVLIFVTFYLCIFGTFLTRSGVVSSVHAFAQSAIGPYFVGFLGVSMLISGWLLMDRLDYLRSAQQLDSLVSRESSFLFNNLLLLASCFAVLWGTLFPVITEAVQGTKISVGAPFFNKVNVPIGLLLLALTGLGPLFAWRKTSISSLKKNFLVPAILGLAVGAALFVAGVREFYPLVSFILCAFVTVTIIMEFARGSMVIGEKSGVSTMQAAYILTMRNTRRYGGYIVHFGMVLIFLGITGTAFDTEKEQELGVGERLALGPYEFELKQVVESDNANYASQHVELAMWRGGVVVDTLRPERRFYKTSRQATTEAAIRPRMNEDLYVIFSGMNDTNQKAVVAVHRNPLVNWIWLGGLILIFGTVVCLVPSKPGLVAVQRKPTDPEAGENKEHDAVAA